From the Palaemon carinicauda isolate YSFRI2023 chromosome 42, ASM3689809v2, whole genome shotgun sequence genome, one window contains:
- the LOC137633047 gene encoding gamma-glutamyl hydrolase-like translates to MNSKILCLILLFFLSTEFGDSRGDTDINLRPIIGILSQEPPDDLLELLPDQNYTSFIDACYIKYIESAGGRAVPILINQDTSYYEYIASSVNGILFPGGDVSMTNSSGYGMAGQTLYELAVEAYIKGAPLPVWGTCLGQEMILYLAGGQTDWMTSCQAENKADFLNLQPEHEHSRLFRFMPDRIKNFLEYENATVNFHEYCSTPEI, encoded by the exons ATGAATTCCAAAATACTCTGCCtcattctattatttttcttatcgaCCGAATTTGGTGATTCCAGGGGAGACACTGATATAAATCTACGGCCAATTATAG GTATTCTCTCTCAAGAACCACCAGACGACCTGCTGGAATTATTGCCAGATCAAAACTACACATCCTTCATAGACGCTTGTTACATCAAGTACATCGAAAGTGCGGGAGGAAGAGCGGTTCCTATACT aattAATCAGGATACCTCCTACTATGAATACATCGCATCTTCAGTTAACGG aaTCCTTTTTCCTGGAGGAGATGTTTCCATGACGAACTCGAGTGGCTACGGCATGGCAGGACAGACGCTTTATGAACTC GCTGTGGAAGCTTACATCAAAGGAGCCCCTCTACCCGTCTGGGGAACGTGTTTGGGTCAGGAAATGATCCTGTACTTAGCTGGAGGTCAGACTGATTGGATGACCTCGTGCCAGGCAGAAAATAAAGCGGATTTTCTCAACTTACAGCCAG AGCACGAGCATTCTCGACTATTTCGTTTCATGCCAGACAGAATTAAGAATTTCCTTGAATATGAAAATGCTACAGTAAATTTTCATGAATACTGTTCAACTCCAGAG ATATGA